Genomic DNA from Setaria italica strain Yugu1 chromosome V, Setaria_italica_v2.0, whole genome shotgun sequence:
GTTGGTTAATCTTGTTGGCCTTCCCCTGCTGTTGCTGGTTAATCTTTTATTAAATTATTATATCTATGAGGCGAAAGCTGTTAGCTAATCTAATGATGGCCCATGCAGGGATGCAGATGCATTCAGACCGAGATAATTTTGTCTATAACAATTTAAAAAAAGTTTGCAAGATCAAACAAGGTATCGACCCTGGCTGTTTCCTCAGGTGGTGCTGGCATGGTGCGTGACTTTGCAATAGTGGGACTATGAGATGTCACATCAGTGCGGGATTCAAGCTGCTAACTCCTCCGTAGGTAAGTCATTCTTAAGGAGTTGGTACACGGAATTTGCGTGCTGGTAGCGGTAGGCTGAAAGATGAAGGGTGCGAAAGTTGTGCCCGCCTTGTCTGTGCTTTTGTGCATGGCACACGGGGGACACGGGTGGACGCGTTGTGGACTGGTAGGTCTTCAAACCCACTGCATGAACTTGGGCCGAGTTACTTTGGACCTATCCCATTTAGGCTCTCTCGGTTCACTGAATCGGGGCTGATCTGGCCCATGCACCTAGAACCGGATCGGACTGCTATTTTTAGCCCATCATCACTAGTTGTAGGACGTTTGTCGCTCATTATCTTTATGGACTGGGTCCAAAAGCTTTTGCCAAATGATCACACAGTAACATTATCGTGTACTGTAGGTTATTTCATCAAATCACTTTCAAAAAGTTACAAGCTGATGGTGATTGGTGAACAGCAAGCCAAACCTAAGTCTTGTTTGCTTGAACGAAGTAGTTGTTGACTTGAACACATGCCAGGTCTGCCCAGGCTGGGTTGAGACGTACCCAACCCACGACTGCAGTGGTAGTCAAATTTGCTCTCTCGCAACAGTCACACGCCCAACCCAACAATCTCAGGCCCTTTGGACTTCTACTTCGACGACacgacattttttttttgctttgggTCGTTTCAGATGGTCAAAAGTTTAATCGTCTTGCAGCCAGTTTCTGCCGATGGTAGTAGAAAGCGAGGTCGATGAAAACCTAATTACATGAGCCTCCAATCTTGATTCCAAATGCAGATGGAGAAGTTGGTGAATGTTCCACCAACTGAATGGCTCCAAATTGGTGTAGATTCGGAAACGGGATAGCTTTAGTTTCAGTTGGTTGATCAAGGAGCTTTCGTTATTAATTCTGGAGACGCCTTTTGGAGACGATGGGTGAAGTTTCGGCTGATTCACGAATTGTCTTGAAATGGCTTTGTTTCTTGATTTCGGTAGAGTTCAGCAAGTTTCAAACTCCACGTGTCAATGTCTGCCATTACATTCTTTGCAAATTTTGGAGCTCTTCTCCGGATGGGCTGCAAGATGCAAAAAATTGCGTAAGCTGACGCTGGCACCTTCTTTTCGTCTAGTGATGATATTGGTGGTCCTGATGGGACTGGAGTAGACGAGTAGTTGCATTTGTCCATAAGCGCCAGAAATACGCCCGAATCTTGACGTGCATTCTATCGGTGAGCTCCAACCCTTGGCCGGTTACGAATTCCTGCACCCTTCAACAAATTCAGTGACCATTTCAACTCCAGATCATCATGCAAAGCAATGCTGGTCAGTCAAAGACAATGTGTGTATGTTCGCCACTACTATCCATCACTCGGCACAGCTTACGCATGGGAGGTGCGTAGCCTGCCATAAGTTGTTTCCAAGAACTCACCAAACCTATACTTTGCCCAGCCTCCAATGGTCAATGCCGCATGTAAAAGTTTACTAACCAACCTGTGGTCTCGTCTCCCATTCCCAGGTTAGGCTTCTGAATCTCGCACTCAGCTGCTTACCATGCCCTGCAAGGCTCTCAAATTCTCCCCCTGATTTCTTTTTCCCCCCCAAGAGTGCACGCTCTCGAATTCTTTCTTGTTCGCCCACTTAATTCATTCCAAAAACAATGTTACCCAGAGCCGGTGGATGTCTCCACTATAAGTACACGTGTGCAAGTCATCACATCATCGAACGCATACCTAACTATCACCTGCAAGCCGGCGGCATCCCAACTCGCCGCGTCGCGTACACCCGGAGGCGGATGGCCATGGCAAAGTCTGTCCTGAGCTTGCTCGCGCACCTGCACGCCGCCGTCCTGTTCCTTCCGGCGgacccggcggccggcgcagcaATGTACAACGTGCTGCGCTACGGCGCCCGCCccgacggcgcggcggacgcGGCGGGCGCCTTCCTCCGCGCGTGGGCCGACGCATGCCGCTCGACCCGCCCGGCCACCGTCTACGTGCCGCCCGGCCGGTTCCTGGTATCGAGCGCCACGTTCACCGGCCCGTGCCACGGCCACGCCGCCGTGAcgttcgccgtcgccggcacGCTCGTCGCccccgcgggcgccggcgggcgcggctTGTCGGGGAGGTGGATCACGTTCGAGAACATGGAGGGCCTCGTCGTCTCCGGCGGCACCTTCGACGGCCGCGGCCGGGCGCTCTGGGCCTGCAGAGCGCGCGGCGGGAACTGCCCGACGCCGGCGTCGGTACGTTCGCCGTCGTCGAAACTCGGAACCTGAAAGGTGTGTTCGCTTGCTACCTGACGATCAACAGCTAACTTTGGCTCGCCGTGGTTGCATGCATGGGTCGTCGCAGTCGCTGACGATCGCGAACTCGAGGGACGTGGTGGTGGCCGGGGTGCGGTCGGTGGACAGCGAGCTGTTCCACGTGGTGGTGCTGCAGTGCGTGGGCGTGACGGTGCGCGGGGTGACGGTGGAGGCGCCGGCGGACAGCCCCAACACCGACGGGATCCACATCCACATGTCCAGCCACGTGTCGGTGTACGACGCCAGGATCGGCACCGGCGACGACTGCATCTCCGTCGGCCCCGGCAACTCCCACCTCTGGATCGAGCGCGTCGCCTGCGGCCCCGGCCACGGCATCAGGTACGTCGCCGGCAGTGCGTGGGCGAGGGCGCCATGACGCGCGGTGGTTTGTCGTCAGCATGAATAACGCAGAAATGCTCTTGTTTTTAGGAATTAAATCGAGAAAGTAATCACAGGCAGCATAGGAATGGTAGCTTGAGCTAGTGTTTGGAAATCAATCCACTATAGCTGCTGGTTTGACTGAAACGGTCTTTATTACCATATTAAAAGTAAAGAAATCTTGAAGTCGACTGAGGCAACATTAGTGGAAACGGACCAGATCTGGGTCCGGTTCATACTCAAGTCGCATGCATGGTGGCGTGTGCACAAAACATTCAGGTTCAGTTTGGGTTTGTACCTAATCCGTGCACTAATTTTGTGTCTGTGACTTGTGCAATTAATTGATTAGCATCGGGAGCCTGGGCAAGCAGGAAGgcatggcggtggaggcggtgcAGAACGTGACGGTGAAGACGACGTGGTTCGCCGGCACGACGAACGGGCTCCGGATCAAGACGTGGGGCGGCTCCAAGCGCGGGTTCGTCCGGGGGGTCACCTTCGCGGACGCCACCATGTCCGGCGTGGACAACCCCATCATCATCGACCAGCGCTACTGCCCCAGCGGCAGCGGGTGCCCCGGCGGGAGCTCCAGCATCAGGATCAGCGACGTCAGGTACGTGGGCATCCGGggctcgtcggcgacgccgGTCGCCGTCAACTTCGACTGCAGCCGGAGCAACCCGTGCAGCGGCATCCGCCTGCAGGACGTGGCGCTCACGTACCGgagccggcccgccgccgccaagtccTACTGCCGGAATGTGCAGGGGAGCACGCTCGGCCTCGTTCTGCCGCCGAGCTGCCTCTGATGTATCAGACGGCAGCCGATCGATGAGCCGAAGCAGATGCATCAGTGGCTGCATTGCCACGTGTATATAGATGCATACGTCGAATGTATCACGTATATGTAGCGAGTGCTTAGACTACACGGACGGCACGTACTTAATTACCATCGTAGATGAATCGTAGAACATCTGTTGGTTGTTTTGTTCTATCGTCGTCTTTGCCTTTTCATAAAATGATTAGTGTAGCTGGCAGAGTGACTGGCTGTAATTATCTGACTTCATCTTACAAATAAAGACCATGCAATCTGTTGCACCAGTGCATAAACGCAAGTACACACACTCTTTTTCAAGGCGAGAAATGCTCATAGATAACACAAAATGGGAAAAATAGACGCTCAATCACACCAGGCTGACAGAATCTCCTGAGCTTGGGCCGTTTTAATACTGGTACCGAAGCCCACAATCAAGTGGGGCACCACGctttcacacacacacacacgacgGTCCGGCGAAGAGCACAAGGAAGCCCAACTCTCTTACCGCACGAGCGGGCCGGCTCTATCCAGAGGCCCAAAACACTCAGGCCCACCGCGCGCCCGCGGCATTTGTTgttgttggttggttggttggcaCGGCACGTTCACATGGCGCGCGGTCCGCACAATCTCCAGAGTCCAAACCAACAGACTGAATTCAACCACCAacccggcgcccgccgccgtggcacGGCCGGTGTCCTGTCCCATCCCATCGCGCGCCGCGCAGCTACCCCGCGCACAAAATCCTGGCGAATCGTAGGGACTCTCGAGTCTCGGCACAAGAACGAGGCCAACCAAACCCCaacctgctgctgctccgggACAGGTCCACGGCGGCGCTGCGGCATGGAGaaagaggcggcggtggcgaggaacAGGAAGGTGGTGCTGCGCGGGTACATCGACCGCGCGCCGAGGGAGGACGACATGGagctcgtcgacggcggcgccgtggcgctGCGCGTCCCCGGGGGAGCCGGCGGCCCCGCGGTGCTGGTGAAGAACCTCTACCTCTCCTGCGACCCCTACATGCGCGGCAGGATGCGGGACTTCCAGGGCTCCTACATCCCGCCCTTCAAGCCTGGATCCGTGAGCTTCTTCCTTCAAATCGTTTTTCCTCAGCTTGGGCTGGGTTGTTAGTTGCTGAAGCGATCGGTTGTGCATTGGTCTTGCGCAAATTCCATTAATTGCTTCCACTGATTGAACGATTTGTTGATTGTGAAGCCTCTTGAAGGATTTGGCGTGGGGAAGGTGATCGACTCCACTCATCCAGGATTCAGTGCTGGTGACTTTGTTTCGGGGATGACTGGTTGGGAGGACTACAGTCTGATCACCAAGCCTGAACAGCTCAGGAAGATTCAGCAAAGCGACATACCGCTCTCTTACCACTTGGGCCTACTTGGTTAGTTCCTTatgtttttcaaatttttttatcagTTACATTCTAAGCATATATAGACAACACAAATGGTGTAGCTGTTGAACAGCAGCAGTTGGATGATGTTTTTGGTTGGAAAGACTAAACTAGGTTGAAAATACCCGCAAATAAAAAAACTAGGTTGAAGAGACTCATTGCATCTAAGGGACAGGAAAAGGAGAGGTGGgtgtaggagtaggagtagaacTGTGATAATCACAAATggtgtttctgaatttttctttccATGCTATTCTTCGCTCCAAGAAGCTTATATCTCTTATTATTCCTCCACAGGCATGCCTGGTTTTACAGCTTATGTTGGATTCTATGAGATCTGTTCACCAAAGAAAGGGGAATTTGTCTTTGTTTCTGCTGCATCCGGAGCAGTTGGCCAGATCGTTGGTCAACTTGCAAAGCTCCATGGCTGCTATGTTGTGGGAAGTGCTGGAACAAATCAGAAGGCACACACTCATACTagtcccttcttttctttttaataaaaATTCACTCCAACTAGTATTAGTTGCTTGCATTGCCTGTGTAGTTGCATCATCCAATATCCACAATATATATCTTTCAGGTTGAGCTCCTGAAGGAAAAACTTGGGTTTGATGCAGCTTTCAATTACAAGGAAGAGCCTGACTTGACTGCTGCCTTAAAAAGGTCAGAATTTCTTCTTCTGCAGAAAATGATATCAGCTTGATTTAGCATTCATGAACAGCTGATGAGCCAAGCTAGGATCGTACAGAAAAGAATTAAACTTTGATGGATGATGAACCTCTGTGAACTATTGATGAATGAGAAACACTGATAACATAAAAAGCTGTACCTACCTAGAACATACTATTCCTTAAGACAACTGATTGATATAAAAGCAGTTTACCTTTGTTGTTGTTAAAACTGGGGAATTATGCTGTGATCTTGTGGAAATGTTTTCCTGTGTAGGTACTTTCCTGAAGGTATTGACATCTACTTCGAGAACGTAGGTGGGCCAATGCTTGATGCCGTACTACTCAACATGCGAATACATGGACGCATTGCAGTGTGTGGGATGGTTTCCCAGCACGGGGTAACTGCTCCTTCTGGGATCCACAACCTGTTCTCCCTGATAAGCAAGAGGATAGAGATGAAGGGATTCATCCAGAGTGATTACCTCCACCTGTTCCCACGGTTTGTCGATGACATCACCAAACATTACAGAGATGGCAAGATTGTGTATGTGGAAGATATGAGCGTCGGGCTGGAGAGTGGACCTGCGGCTTTTGTTGGCCTGTTCAGTGGTAAAAATGTTGGCAAGCAGGTTGTGCGCGTGTCACAAGACTGAAACCTGTGTACACTCTGGTAAATTATAAGGCATCCTAATACCAGAATCTCTGTTggaaagaaataagaaaaatagaaacCTCTATTCAGTGGAGCAATTGTTGTATGTTTTCCTGATcatgttcagagttcagacttgaTCTTCACTTTCTCCACTTGTTGGGAACTTGGTAGTACATCGTCTCTTTGAGACTACAATGTGAAGTATTGACTATGCAGATTCTTTTGTTCTGAAGTTTagcaaaacaaagaaaaagaaaataaaataaaaataataaaaatggtTCTCGAGTTTTAGCTCCcttcatatatgatatatagcTTAGTCACTGTCCTCTTCATTAGTAGCATTTGCGGTTTTTATGGCATTAGAGCCCGTAGAAGCAAATGGAGGCTGAGGTTGCGAAGGATCAAAGATGAGTCAGTTTTGGCAGCTCGACGAGAAGTGCGTCCTGTTTTTTTCTAAACGAACCAGCCaagagagctgccgattatattaaaaagaagaatacACCCATACTGCGTacaacaacaaaagaaatagCGGAACAACAACActggccggttggattgggacatcaacacagcCGCACAACTCCACTCGAAACACcaactcaaaataacaaccggTTGGATTAAGACATCAACACGGCTGCACAACTCGACTCAACTCCACCCAACTCACCACACCACCACAACCCCGGAGAATAGCCAACAAGTGACACTCATCGCAAGTGCCGTCATTCCTGATGATGTCCCATGCCAACCAACCGTTGCCATGCAGAACTAGCCGCCGCAATCCGCTGCAAGCCATGTAGCTACCACGATTGTTCCACCATGCCACCATCATCTTCAGGCCACACACACGATCGTCGATCTTCCAACCACGGTCTTGCGTTGGTAGAAGTCAGAAGAAGAGCCCACCACACCTCACCGAAGAAGCCACCACCATGCAGGACCCCTCGCCGAAGTACCGCTGTTGCACCTTACACGCCAAAATGACTGAAGCACTGCACCGGATCCTGAACCTCCAAGGCAACGCAGAACGCATGGGACCTCGCCACATCCACCGCCGCACACCATTTCTCGGACTCTCTTCGGACGCACCACTCCTTGAACACACCACCTTAAAGCGCATGGGGGCCTCGCCTCTTCCGCCGCTGGACTCTCCGAGGATCTGGGTTTGCTTCGCCGTCAGGGTGACTTGGTACCAGTCCTATGTGCCTAACTCAATCGGCGAGTTTTGTTTTGGGACATGGATACGTATGGATGTACTCCACACCTACACTGGCGGAGCCCTGTTGGGGCCATAGTGGGCTCCGACCCCCACTTGCTTGCTCGAGGATGAATGGGCGTCTCCGATGTATGGACTCACCCATGGACTCGACCTGGGTTTTAGATCGGGCCCAACATTGATGTAATATCAACTAATGCAAGAGCTGCGGTATAGAGATGGATACTTACAATCAGTAGATTTTGTTTTGGGGACATGGATACTTATATGGATGTACTACACCTACACCTTGCAACTAATGTTATCAAAGTAGTTCATGAATTCATTCTCATACCACGTTACCAACCTACATGTAGCGAGCAAAGATGTTGTCcataaaatataaaaaagaaaggaaaaatataaaaaagaaaaaagtattatacataaaatgaaaaaaagagaaggaacgaaaagaaaaaagaatctaAAAGAGGGGGAAATGAACAGTCACCGTTGGCTTGGTCAACGGTCAACGTTGACTTGGACAACGTTGAACGGTCAACGGTCAACTGGGCCCCACCGGTCAGTGGGCCCTATTAGTCAGTAAGTGGACCCCAAGAGTGGGCCTGACCCTGGACACGTCAGCACCACGTGGCTCCACATGGCGTTTTGGTCTGCTTGTATTTAGTGAAGACTTTGCTCCTTTTCCATCCTTGCGAATGAAATATATATTTGTGAAGTCACACACAAATGAGCTGCATCCATGAcaagtactcccttcgttccaaattgtaggtcgtttggGACTCGCAGAGAGTTCATATCCTTCGCAATGGGGCTTCTAAGAGCATCATGCCTCGTTCGTGTCAGAAACGGAAAAAGTCTGACAAAAATATGAAGAAGAACACTGAAGAACAGGATAGATTTATGTATAGATAGTTGGGATTCGATTTCATTCAGCAGAAGCAGATATTAGAAGGTCTAGATTACGCTACTCTACTGATAATTAGGGTTCGTAACAGGCTCAAACGCACTTTAGCTAAACGAAGAATGAACACTGCTTACAGTCCGAAAACGGGCAATAAAGCGAACAAAGTGAATTGCTGAAAACTGTAGGAGGGATAATGATCGTTGTTCCTTGCATGGCTGTGTTTGTGACTTGGAGTCCGCGTCAAATCGCTGAACAGAGGACGACTTCATTTGGTACCTTGAGTTTCTGAACTTTCTGAACCCGCAGAAGAACGTCACCTTGCCCGTCTGCAGGGACCTCGACCTAAATTCTCAAGgtccattattttttttaaaaaaaatctcaagcTCCATACCCAGATCCAAATTGAGCAAAAGTAACACTAACAGTCACACGGTAGGCATTTATTTGCTGAGAAAAATAATCTCCATCCCATTAATAACATTATCATTCACAGTCACGGGGCTTGTTTTGCACATCGATATCCATATATGATTTGAAGTTTGTAAGATAAAATTAGGTGTTTTTTACATATGCGCTTAAACCCAAATTAATAACAAAATTGAACAACCAAGTATTTCTATTATGCAAGTAGCTCTAACTAGCTATAAGATTTTCTGGAACTAAATGACCGGCTCTAAAAATTCTCATCGAATGGAGCGGTTATGTATCTTGTTCCTGTGAGCAATTCCAGAAGACGGCTAGTCTTATCCACTTTTTTAAGGGAAAACTAAAACTACGACCCGCGCACATTTTTTTCCCGGACCTTCACCGCCCCTCGCCCTGCCGCGCACCCGAGCAGCGACCTTCCCGCGCGGCCCCTTCGCGcgcgcgcagcggcggcggcagagcgaGGGGCTGCAgcgccggcggggcgagcggcggtggcggcggcgaggcgaggggCAGCAGCGCCGGCGGGGCGAGTAGCGGGGCGAGGTGCTGCGGCGCCGGTGGGGCGAGTTGCGGGGCGGCAAGGCGAGGGCCTGCGGCACCGGCGGGCACTGCCCAACGGTTACAGATAATCCAACGGGTAATCACTGTGGGTGCGGCTGTGGCGTCTCGGAGACGGAGTTCATCGTCGACGTCAACCTCGCCAGTGGCTTGGGTCAATTTGGGTGCGCTGGGAGGCTCCTGGGATTGTGGTGAAGGTTTGGGCGAGAGGAATTGAACTGAGATGAATTGCAGCTCCCGAATTGATAGGAGCCGCGAGCTCTGTCTCGGTGCGCATGGCGCGACTGTGGAAAATGGCGAGCTCGACGGCGGCTCTGGCTTCCGGTTCCGAATTTGGCAGGCCAGCGCGCGTTCGTCGTGAACGACGACCAACGTCTTCCCCTTGCGGACCCGCTCCTTCTCAGCTCAGTTGACGGGGGGCGTTCTTTGGTTTGCTTGTCGGTGAGGGTGTTAGAGATATAGAGATCGTAAACTCGTAGGATTTGACTTGTATTAGAGATAACCGAGATTTATAATCGGTTTAGACTCCTAGGTTGCAGTCAAGTCAAACTCCTGTAATCTCCTTAATATATAAACAGTAACCGTGGCGCCACGCAAGTTCTCCCAAACTCTTTCACCCCGCCACGCTCAATCGGACATGAACGACGAATTCATCGAAGCCGCTGCCACCGTTTTTCGCTTTCTTGGGGAGGAGATTCTCCGGGACAATGCCGCGAAGCTCGCGAGGCTCGCCCTCGAGCTCGCCGCTGTTgatgtcggcgtcggcggcgtgcCCCGTGGCAACCTGAAGGCGGCCGCGGACGCGTTGTCCCAGGCGGGCAGCTCGGGAAGGTCGGAGGCTGTCCTCGCCCTCCTCGACGCGGCCACCGAGCTGGAGGACGCGCTTGGAGCCGACATGGAGTCGCTTCGAGGAGGCGCGTCGTTCTTGGCGCTCACATGCCGCGAGCTTCGGGAGGAGCAGCGGGAGGAGCGGCCGGCTGCGGGTCCgtggtggtggctgctgctcCGGGGGTGGCTTCCGCGTCGCCACGAGAAGAGCGTGGAGAACTTGGAGGCCGCTCTTCTCGTCAAGGATCAGGTACGCAGGCAGCAACCCGATTTAAGGTTTGTGCAATGTGAGATGGCGGGTTTAGGCTTCAATTTCGGGGGATGTTTGCAGGGAGCGGGCGAGACCAACTACGCCGCGCAGATCGCTATCGATTTCATGTGCAAAGAGTCGGCGCAACGCGATAACCTGGTGAAGATGGCCTGCGAGATACAACAATTCGCCGACGATCTCGGTTTTCCCCACCACGACCTGGACCGGGCCACGGCTGCATTGATGGTGGCGGACAATGCGAGCGCCGCCTTTGTCGAGCTTGGCACCGCGGCAACTGAGCTCGAGCGGGAGGCCACCGCACAGCTGCACGCTCTCCGCGCTCCGATGGTGCAGCTGGCGGACGCGTGCCGGAAGTACGGGGAAGAGGCTAGGGTAATGAAGGCGGTGCTCCTCGCTGATGAGGAGAGAGCGAGGCGGAAGGCCGCAGGTGCCTCGACCCGTTCAGGTATGCCTAATTCTCGGCTATGGATTGTGTGTGTTGCATTTGCGGATTACTATGATGCTCCTATTCAATCGTTTCAATTGCATCAATTATTGTAGCAGGATTTCTCAAAGTACTTTTCCACCGGCTTTCGGTGAAGCTCTACCAAAGACGCAATTGAACTGAGCATGCAGGCTTGTACCGAGGGGGATATTCTAGCTTTGTTCTATAGTTTT
This window encodes:
- the LOC106804375 gene encoding polygalacturonase — encoded protein: MAMAKSVLSLLAHLHAAVLFLPADPAAGAAMYNVLRYGARPDGAADAAGAFLRAWADACRSTRPATVYVPPGRFLVSSATFTGPCHGHAAVTFAVAGTLVAPAGAGGRGLSGRWITFENMEGLVVSGGTFDGRGRALWACRARGGNCPTPASSLTIANSRDVVVAGVRSVDSELFHVVVLQCVGVTVRGVTVEAPADSPNTDGIHIHMSSHVSVYDARIGTGDDCISVGPGNSHLWIERVACGPGHGISIGSLGKQEGMAVEAVQNVTVKTTWFAGTTNGLRIKTWGGSKRGFVRGVTFADATMSGVDNPIIIDQRYCPSGSGCPGGSSSIRISDVRYVGIRGSSATPVAVNFDCSRSNPCSGIRLQDVALTYRSRPAAAKSYCRNVQGSTLGLVLPPSCL
- the LOC101765051 gene encoding 2-alkenal reductase (NADP(+)-dependent), with protein sequence MEKEAAVARNRKVVLRGYIDRAPREDDMELVDGGAVALRVPGGAGGPAVLVKNLYLSCDPYMRGRMRDFQGSYIPPFKPGSPLEGFGVGKVIDSTHPGFSAGDFVSGMTGWEDYSLITKPEQLRKIQQSDIPLSYHLGLLGMPGFTAYVGFYEICSPKKGEFVFVSAASGAVGQIVGQLAKLHGCYVVGSAGTNQKVELLKEKLGFDAAFNYKEEPDLTAALKRYFPEGIDIYFENVGGPMLDAVLLNMRIHGRIAVCGMVSQHGVTAPSGIHNLFSLISKRIEMKGFIQSDYLHLFPRFVDDITKHYRDGKIVYVEDMSVGLESGPAAFVGLFSGKNVGKQVVRVSQD